One Hermetia illucens chromosome 4, iHerIll2.2.curated.20191125, whole genome shotgun sequence DNA segment encodes these proteins:
- the LOC119654058 gene encoding chymotrypsin-like protease CTRL-1, translated as MKAFSSLLITCGIAGILLQISFAKPQARILDGTPVDTLRRFPHYVTITRGNSEDSKYCGASIISDQWILTALRCVDQGEFTIHFLIKNLHGSARSFAITLDEFSVVPYPTDYDNIALIKLPITLQFSEYLAPIQYSGIKGDYSGKNNGFVVMPGFSPGQTDALTYGMFKLTSSNQCRAIYGNLFDEYLDICTVGWGNSNQMPCEGNEGGGLVFGWPREPRLVGIFSSPTKCVSGNPAIYVKLSEYESWINQTIQNYKVEPVKY; from the coding sequence ATGAAAGCGTTTTCATCCTTACTAATCACCTGTGGAATTGCAGGGATCCTTCTTCAAATCAGCTTTGCCAAACCTCAAGCAAGAATTCTAGATGGAACCCCTGTGGACACCTTGAGACGATTTCCTCACTACGTAACCATCACCAGAGGAAACTCCGAGGACAGCAAATATTGTGGAGCATCAATTATATCTGATCAGTGGATCCTGACTGCATTGCGTTGTGTGGACCAAGGAGAATTCACCATTCACTTCCTAATTAAGAACCTCCACGGATCTGCAAGGTCATTCGCAATTACGCTGGATGAATTTTCGGTAGTTCCGTACCCAACAGACTACGATAATATCGCCCTCATCAAACTACCAATCACTCTTCAATTCTCCGAGTACCTTGCACCAATCCAGTACAGCGGAATAAAGGGCGATTACAGTGGAAAGAACAATGGCTTCGTAGTGATGCCTGGCTTTTCACCAGGTCAAACCGATGCGTTGACATATGGAATGTTCAAGTTGACTTCCTCAAACCAGTGTCGAGCAATATATGGAAATCTGTTTGATGAGTATCTGGACATTTGCACTGTGGGTTGGGGAAACAGTAACCAGATGCCGTGTGAAGGTAACGAGGGTGGCGGACTTGTTTTTGGATGGCCCCGAGAACCACGTTTGGTTGGGATCTTCAGTTCACCCACAAAATGTGTATCAGGAAATCCAGCGATTTATGTAAAGTTATCAGAATATGAATCATGGATCAACCAAACTATTCAAAACTATAAAGTCGAACCAGTTAAGTACTAA
- the LOC119654059 gene encoding complement factor D-like, with translation MEIHFVILTLLGSIFVFAQSSLGSAQGRIQNGIEVDTLKRFPHYVTITAETPTGKNYCGGSIISDQWILTAAHCVSDKQFSVHFLLKSLSNVENSFSITLDQSSVTAYPTGFDNIALVKLPVILKFSDKLAPISYSAEDVEYTKPTNGFVVMPGFSLQESKVLTYGMFKLVSSRECRTNFYWFLDEYLQICTVGWNNNKQMPCEGNEGTGLIIGWPQEPRLIGIFSSPLRCGSDLPAIYVKLLEYEKWIDQTIGRWRTTSTPWPIITPMIPISTTPLPTPPTPPNWVTTDGRSTTTTTSPPKPPTPATEPPIPQPASTPPTPPPW, from the coding sequence ATGGAAATACATTTCGTTATTTTGACTTTACTGGGGAGCATCTTCGTCTTCGCTCAGAGCTCTCTAGGTAGCGCGCAAGGAAGAATCCAGAATGGTATAGAAGTAGATACTCTGAAAAGATTCCCTCATTACGTGACTATCACTGCGGAAACACCTACCGGAAAAAATTACTGCGGTGGATCTATTATCTCTGATCAATGGATCCTTActgctgcacattgtgtttcTGATAAACAATTCAGTGTCCACTTCCTCTTGAAGAGTCTATCCAACGTTGAAAATTCCTTCTCTATAACTTTGGATCAGTCATCGGTTACAGCGTATCCCACTGGCTTTGACAATATCGCGTTGGTGAAATTGCCAGTTATCCTTAAGTTTTCAGATAAATTGGCGCCAATTTCGTATTCTGCAGAAGACGTAGAATATACGAAACCCACCAATGGATTCGTCGTTATGCCAGGATTCAGTCTGCAAGAAAGCAAAGTTTTAACATATGGAATGTTCAAATTGGTTTCTTCGAGAGAGTGTAGGACAAACTTTTACTGGTTTCTTGATGAATATCTGCAAATCTGTACTGTTGGTTGgaataacaacaaacaaatgCCTTGCGAAGGTAATGAAGGGACTGGACTAATTATTGGATGGCCACAGGAACCACGTCTGATTGGAATCTTCAGTTCGCCTTTGAGGTGTGGATCTGATTTGCCGGCAATTTACgtgaaattgttggaatatgagaAATGGATTGACCAGACTATTGGAAGGTGGCGTACTACTTCTACTCCTTGGCCTATAATTACCCCAATGATACCAATATCAACAACACCACTACCAACACCACCTACACCACCTAATTGGGTTACAACCGATGGAAGATCAACAACAACGACAACATCACCACCAAAACCGCCAACACCAGCTACTGAGCCACCAATTCCACAACCTGCATCAACCCCACCAACGCCACCACCATGGTAA